In one Mangrovibacterium diazotrophicum genomic region, the following are encoded:
- a CDS encoding DUF5686 and carboxypeptidase-like regulatory domain-containing protein — protein MSRIFTIAIFLVVVSSGVFAQGISGVVVDAATKEAIPFANIWIKGTMQGTQSDLDGRFSINGPKGDTLAVSTVGYVEQEFLLSKVGRELRVELKQDVKQIDEVTVKSEVPFARVVFNLIQKNKKENRDRLANVKNYKSIENTTVYIAVDTTAKVSRFFDNMSDITVSLEGHDMQFSPIYLAEKGEDVSADSVKVAYLKKDGIFPRSESFIESFVLKNVAVSMDFYDENIQIMDRGYVSPISRSALLYYNYYFNDTIYQNGHKFYQLTYAPKNLRNPLFSGSFTVDAETYALTKIDAYISEKANLNFINGFRGSVVYQTDQEGNYFFDEQKVDINMSLFANKDSTTSYASKRLESVSSGNWLINKTTSYSTSPRLADVKAKDWKTQPEFAVDQLDAETYQSVDNLKKQPIVKNVDKVGGVALTSFFNMGKIDVGPVFDIYSTNKIEGNRITIPLRTSEQMFERFSVGGFLGYGTANKEFKYGANFDFQPGETDKFLFRFKYFNDYNLISQDRFLRFVKHNPNNKGNSNFIAVFTTKEKNPYLKEEKYLEGRIEYNAPSDIHLEASPYVNWNYATPYVSFTKDGVPYNKYTNYGVLVDARFAFGQHYDRYFFDRIYYVDPIPVIDVGADIGRLSVPGMEDDLGFYARFHSSIQGRILLGQMFVNYMLNGGYLFGDAPFDQLDLPVGSMSLGYAKFRFNLLHHASFAHNVYTNLHAHLNGGGVLLNRVPLVRKLKLREVVSLKVHYGKLTDSYKGVFDLPEYYDNSKNAPYAEIGFGVTNIFKVLRVEYVRQLGGTYRNSDFTYKNGIFFRTEMSF, from the coding sequence ATTTGGATTAAAGGAACGATGCAGGGAACCCAGTCGGATCTGGATGGACGTTTTTCAATAAACGGGCCCAAAGGTGATACGCTAGCGGTTTCGACTGTGGGCTACGTCGAGCAGGAATTTCTTCTCAGTAAAGTTGGGAGGGAACTGCGGGTTGAACTGAAACAGGATGTCAAGCAAATTGACGAGGTGACGGTTAAGTCGGAAGTTCCTTTTGCCCGGGTGGTTTTCAACCTCATTCAGAAGAATAAGAAAGAAAACCGGGATCGGTTGGCAAATGTCAAGAACTACAAGTCGATTGAAAATACGACGGTTTATATTGCTGTGGATACAACAGCGAAGGTGAGCCGCTTCTTCGACAACATGTCCGATATAACGGTCAGTTTGGAAGGACATGACATGCAGTTTTCGCCAATTTACCTGGCAGAGAAAGGCGAAGATGTTTCAGCGGATTCGGTGAAAGTGGCTTATTTGAAGAAGGACGGGATTTTCCCGCGTTCTGAATCGTTCATCGAAAGTTTTGTGTTGAAAAATGTGGCGGTCTCGATGGACTTTTACGACGAGAATATCCAGATCATGGATCGGGGATACGTGTCGCCGATTAGTCGTTCCGCTTTGTTGTACTACAATTACTATTTCAACGATACCATCTATCAGAACGGGCACAAGTTTTACCAGCTGACCTATGCTCCGAAAAACCTGCGCAATCCGCTGTTTTCGGGTAGTTTCACAGTTGATGCAGAAACCTATGCTTTAACGAAGATTGATGCTTACATTTCGGAAAAGGCGAACCTGAACTTTATCAATGGGTTTCGCGGAAGCGTAGTGTATCAAACCGACCAGGAGGGTAATTACTTTTTCGATGAGCAGAAAGTGGACATCAACATGTCGTTGTTTGCCAATAAAGATTCGACGACTAGTTACGCCTCCAAGCGGCTGGAAAGTGTGTCGAGCGGGAACTGGCTGATCAATAAAACAACCAGTTATTCCACTTCACCTCGGCTGGCGGATGTGAAAGCCAAAGATTGGAAAACACAGCCCGAGTTCGCGGTTGACCAGTTGGATGCCGAAACCTATCAAAGTGTTGACAACCTGAAGAAGCAGCCGATTGTCAAGAATGTTGATAAAGTAGGGGGCGTGGCGCTCACGAGTTTCTTCAACATGGGGAAAATTGATGTCGGGCCGGTCTTCGATATTTATTCGACCAACAAGATTGAAGGGAATCGGATTACCATTCCGCTGCGCACGAGCGAGCAAATGTTTGAGCGTTTCTCCGTCGGTGGATTTCTCGGTTACGGAACCGCGAACAAGGAATTTAAGTACGGCGCCAATTTCGACTTTCAACCCGGCGAGACGGATAAATTTTTGTTTCGGTTCAAATACTTTAACGACTATAACCTGATTTCGCAGGATCGCTTTTTGCGTTTCGTCAAGCACAATCCCAACAATAAAGGGAACAGTAACTTCATTGCTGTTTTTACAACAAAGGAAAAGAACCCTTATTTGAAGGAGGAAAAATACCTGGAGGGACGGATTGAATACAACGCGCCAAGCGATATCCATTTGGAGGCATCGCCCTACGTGAACTGGAACTATGCCACGCCTTATGTGTCGTTTACCAAGGATGGGGTTCCGTACAATAAATATACGAACTACGGCGTGCTGGTTGATGCGCGTTTTGCCTTCGGACAGCACTACGACCGTTATTTCTTTGATCGGATTTATTACGTCGACCCGATTCCGGTGATTGATGTCGGAGCAGATATTGGCCGTTTGTCAGTTCCGGGAATGGAGGACGACCTTGGATTTTATGCACGTTTCCATTCTTCTATTCAAGGTCGAATTTTGCTTGGGCAAATGTTTGTCAACTACATGCTGAATGGTGGCTACCTCTTTGGTGATGCACCCTTCGATCAGTTGGATCTGCCGGTTGGATCGATGTCGTTGGGCTATGCCAAGTTCCGTTTCAACCTGTTGCATCATGCTTCATTTGCACACAACGTGTATACCAACTTGCATGCGCACCTGAATGGGGGAGGTGTGTTGCTGAACCGGGTTCCATTGGTTCGGAAACTAAAGTTACGTGAAGTGGTGTCGCTGAAGGTGCATTACGGGAAGCTGACTGATTCATACAAGGGCGTCTTCGATTTACCCGAATATTACGATAACAGTAAAAATGCGCCCTACGCCGAGATTGGTTTTGGTGTAACCAATATTTTTAAGGTGCTTCGCGTAGAATATGTGCGGCAACTGGGAG